One Candidatus Aramenus sp. CH1 DNA segment encodes these proteins:
- a CDS encoding CopG family transcriptional regulator produces MKTIIIKLTDEEYAKLEEEARREGYVLLTEYVRSKLLSSSALAPSSSSRVESVNYEEMLRKIERKVQDMINPFTSQIEDLKKRLADLQERVDSFEEKSPKPKELQPKEKSQRPPTAQEKKTALDILSEQGVIFESELKLKDPDRFFEKLEREGAKIIVTEKERIAVDPNFYNSFVDKLSKLSAQDDETAKQQLGKREFKMFQKLKEAAYIYFDSSSKSWKFVQ; encoded by the coding sequence ATGAAGACCATTATAATTAAACTCACAGACGAGGAATATGCAAAGCTCGAGGAGGAGGCAAGAAGGGAGGGCTACGTTCTGTTAACGGAGTACGTGAGGTCTAAGTTACTCTCGAGCTCTGCTTTAGCCCCTTCAAGTTCTTCACGGGTCGAGAGCGTCAATTATGAAGAAATGCTGCGAAAAATAGAAAGGAAAGTACAAGACATGATCAACCCGTTTACTTCTCAAATTGAGGATCTTAAGAAAAGGCTTGCAGACCTCCAGGAGAGGGTTGATTCCTTCGAAGAGAAGAGCCCCAAACCTAAGGAGCTCCAACCAAAGGAGAAATCGCAGAGACCGCCTACTGCTCAGGAGAAAAAGACTGCCCTAGATATCCTGTCGGAGCAAGGGGTCATCTTCGAAAGCGAGCTAAAGCTGAAGGATCCGGATAGGTTCTTTGAAAAACTGGAAAGGGAAGGAGCAAAGATCATAGTCACAGAGAAGGAGAGGATAGCAGTCGACCCTAACTTCTATAATAGCTTCGTAGACAAACTCTCGAAGTTATCGGCACAAGACGACGAAACTGCGAAGCAACAGCTAGGCAAGAGGGAGTTTAAGATGTTCCAGAAGCTAAAGGAAGCTGCGTACATATACTTTGATAGCTCCTCGAAGTCTTGGAAGTTCGTGCAGTAG
- the dcd gene encoding dCTP deaminase: MILGDRDLKYYLEKKWILIEPISDDTVRENGVDLRVGEQIARFKKTDRVYTVGEDLSDFYDIENGSEFVIYPQEHVLLTTKEYVKLPNDIMAFVNIRSSFARLGLMVPPTIVDAGFEGQVTIEVIGSSFPVKVKAGTRFIHLIFAKTLTPVENPYKGKYQGQRGVTLPKFIG, from the coding sequence ATGATACTTGGAGACAGAGATCTAAAATACTACCTTGAGAAAAAGTGGATACTCATTGAGCCAATAAGCGACGACACAGTGAGGGAGAACGGCGTTGACCTGAGAGTAGGTGAGCAGATAGCGAGGTTCAAGAAGACGGACAGGGTGTACACAGTGGGGGAAGACTTAAGCGACTTTTACGACATCGAAAACGGTAGCGAGTTCGTAATATACCCGCAGGAACACGTCCTCCTGACGACTAAGGAGTACGTGAAGTTGCCCAACGACATAATGGCCTTCGTCAACATAAGGTCTTCCTTCGCCAGGCTGGGGTTAATGGTGCCCCCTACAATTGTCGACGCGGGTTTTGAGGGCCAGGTAACAATAGAGGTCATAGGGAGCTCCTTCCCCGTGAAGGTCAAGGCGGGTACTAGGTTCATCCACTTAATTTTCGCTAAGACCTTGACCCCAGTTGAGAACCCATATAAGGGGAAGTACCAAGGTCAAAGGGGGGTGACCTTACCTAAGTTCATAGGTTAA
- a CDS encoding ATP-dependent DNA ligase, with protein sequence MEFKIIAEYFDRLEKISSRIQLTSILADLFKQTDKSVIDKIVYLIQGKLWPDFSGQPEIGIGEKFLIKAISIATGVKEDEVDSLFKKLGDLGQVAFELKKKSQSSSILSFLGAQSAQGLTVEETYENLVKIATAQGEGSRDIKIRLLAGLLKKATPVEAKYLVRFVDGRLRVGIGDATILDALAITFGGGEADRNIVERAYNLRADLGNIARVLVERGIEAIKSMKPMPGIPIRPMLAERLSDPAEMLKKVNGVALVDYKYDGERAQIHKAGDKVYIFSRRLENITNQYPDVIEYVTNYVKGNEFIIEGEIVPVDPESGEMRPFQELMHRKRKTDIHEAIKEYPVNVFLFDLMYYEGEDYTTKPLLERRSKLESIISENDKVHIATHIVVDSVEKLKEFFFQAISEGAEGVMVKSISSDSNYQAGSRGWLWIKFKRDYQSEMADTVDLVVVGAFYGKGKRGGKYSSLLMAAYNPEKDVFETVCKVASGFSDEELDELQKRVEELKRQDKHPRVDSKMVPDIWVTPSLVAEIIGAEITISPQHTCCSDKYENGGLSIRFPRFIRWRPDKSPEDATTNQEIYEMYNSQLKKITEKSGESI encoded by the coding sequence ATGGAGTTTAAAATTATAGCTGAGTACTTCGACCGTCTCGAGAAGATAAGCTCAAGGATTCAGCTTACCTCTATTTTAGCTGATCTCTTTAAGCAGACAGATAAGAGCGTCATAGACAAAATAGTCTACCTAATTCAAGGCAAATTGTGGCCAGACTTCTCTGGTCAACCTGAGATAGGAATAGGCGAGAAATTCCTAATAAAGGCCATCTCCATTGCCACTGGAGTTAAGGAGGATGAAGTCGATAGCCTATTTAAAAAGTTGGGAGACCTAGGACAGGTGGCCTTTGAGCTAAAAAAGAAGTCTCAATCATCGAGCATACTCTCGTTTCTGGGAGCCCAGAGTGCTCAAGGCCTTACCGTGGAGGAGACTTACGAAAACTTGGTGAAGATAGCTACTGCTCAGGGAGAAGGGAGCAGGGACATAAAGATAAGGCTCCTCGCGGGCCTACTGAAGAAGGCCACCCCAGTTGAGGCGAAGTACCTCGTCAGGTTCGTAGACGGTAGGTTAAGGGTGGGTATAGGCGACGCGACCATTCTAGACGCACTTGCAATAACGTTCGGGGGAGGAGAGGCTGATAGGAACATAGTGGAGAGGGCATACAACCTCAGGGCAGACCTAGGAAATATAGCGAGAGTACTAGTGGAAAGGGGCATAGAGGCAATAAAGTCCATGAAGCCCATGCCGGGTATTCCAATTAGGCCAATGTTAGCTGAGAGGCTTTCCGATCCTGCAGAGATGCTGAAAAAGGTAAACGGAGTTGCCTTAGTGGATTACAAGTACGACGGGGAGAGGGCTCAAATACACAAGGCCGGGGACAAAGTCTACATATTCTCGAGAAGGCTCGAGAATATAACAAACCAGTACCCGGACGTAATAGAGTACGTGACTAACTACGTGAAGGGCAACGAGTTCATAATAGAGGGAGAGATAGTCCCCGTTGACCCAGAAAGCGGTGAGATGAGGCCGTTCCAGGAGCTCATGCACAGGAAGAGGAAGACGGATATCCACGAGGCAATAAAGGAGTACCCAGTAAACGTCTTCCTGTTCGACCTTATGTATTATGAGGGAGAAGACTACACGACTAAGCCCCTTCTGGAGAGGAGGAGCAAGCTGGAGTCCATAATATCTGAAAACGATAAGGTACACATTGCGACGCATATTGTGGTCGACAGCGTGGAGAAGCTAAAGGAATTCTTCTTCCAGGCTATTTCAGAAGGAGCCGAGGGCGTTATGGTCAAGTCCATATCTAGCGATTCTAACTACCAGGCTGGATCGAGGGGATGGTTATGGATTAAGTTCAAGAGGGACTACCAGAGCGAGATGGCAGACACTGTTGACCTAGTGGTAGTAGGGGCGTTCTATGGAAAGGGTAAAAGAGGGGGAAAGTACAGTTCGCTATTAATGGCAGCCTACAACCCGGAGAAAGACGTGTTCGAGACTGTGTGTAAGGTGGCGTCTGGCTTTAGCGATGAGGAACTGGACGAGCTTCAGAAGAGGGTTGAGGAGCTCAAGAGGCAAGACAAACACCCAAGGGTTGACTCTAAAATGGTTCCAGACATCTGGGTGACGCCTTCTTTAGTTGCCGAGATAATAGGCGCAGAGATCACCATATCCCCGCAACACACGTGCTGTAGCGACAAGTACGAAAACGGAGGGCTCTCGATTAGGTTCCCAAGGTTTATAAGGTGGAGGCCAGACAAGAGCCCGGAAGACGCCACAACAAACCAGGAAATCTACGAGATGTACAACTCCCAGTTAAAGAAGATAACTGAGAAGAGTGGCGAGAGCATCTAA
- a CDS encoding MBL fold metallo-hydrolase codes for MHVKIEANGAIIVGENFTIDGHSERNFRVVTHFHSDHIVDLSKSVKECNGVVATPQTLDALEVLGHKIPQKKRLGLKYDLRLHVEDESVVLKPAEHILGSAQVMITLKDGTTVAYTGDFKNPGKGTPILNPDILVIDSTYGRPEFRRPFKEEVNSLFPDYVNDALVSGPVRIYAYHGKIQEVMKFLRRAQVIAPFVAEGKVYDLTMVAKKYGEEIGEVFNRNDPHASEILKEGWYVEFKHFHEFRNREKGFTNFVLTGWQFDKPFKRIDSSSVSVAFSDHGDFEETIYYVDNSSASLVIVDGGRKGYSNDLAKYINERLKKKAISMP; via the coding sequence ATGCACGTAAAAATCGAAGCCAATGGTGCCATAATAGTAGGGGAGAACTTTACAATTGACGGGCATTCAGAGAGGAACTTTAGGGTCGTGACACACTTTCATTCGGACCACATAGTTGACCTCTCTAAGAGCGTTAAGGAGTGCAACGGAGTCGTCGCAACTCCCCAGACCTTGGACGCGTTGGAGGTGCTTGGGCACAAGATACCGCAGAAGAAGAGGTTAGGCCTCAAGTACGACTTAAGGCTTCACGTAGAAGACGAGTCAGTAGTGCTTAAGCCAGCTGAACACATATTGGGCTCTGCCCAAGTTATGATAACCTTGAAGGACGGCACCACAGTGGCTTACACTGGGGACTTCAAGAATCCGGGGAAAGGGACGCCAATATTGAACCCCGACATTCTCGTAATTGACTCGACCTACGGTAGGCCGGAATTTAGGAGACCGTTCAAGGAGGAGGTGAACTCCCTCTTTCCGGACTACGTCAACGACGCCCTTGTCAGTGGACCTGTGAGGATATACGCCTATCATGGAAAGATCCAAGAGGTGATGAAGTTTCTCAGGAGGGCACAAGTAATAGCCCCTTTCGTTGCGGAGGGAAAAGTCTACGACTTAACTATGGTGGCCAAGAAATACGGAGAGGAGATAGGGGAGGTATTTAACAGGAACGACCCCCATGCCAGTGAGATCTTAAAGGAGGGCTGGTACGTTGAGTTTAAGCACTTTCATGAGTTTAGGAACAGGGAGAAAGGGTTCACAAATTTCGTGCTCACGGGCTGGCAGTTCGACAAGCCATTTAAGCGAATAGACAGCTCTTCAGTCTCCGTTGCCTTCAGCGATCACGGGGACTTCGAAGAGACGATATATTACGTAGACAACTCCTCCGCCAGTCTCGTCATAGTAGACGGAGGGAGAAAGGGGTACTCCAACGACCTCGCCAAATACATTAATGAGAGGCTTAAGAAAAAGGCGATAAGCATGCCCTAA
- a CDS encoding FAD-binding oxidoreductase produces MILIVGGGSHGLSLAYHLHKMGVKDVVIIEKKRIGYGSSSRNAGRFRYHFYSRENVEFALEAIKYLERSAKELRYNALLYRSGYLWILSERLLDYFKKLHSLWASLGVGGKFAECGEFDFLKVEDNCYFAPQDGAFHHDYILYSYFEEIRRDVKMIYGEVKGVVGEGRVKGVTTGDGRFIEGDKVVITAGAWSSQIVPDLPIYPERKQIFITEDLKYKVKPLVIDLGKDVYFSQTLKGEIIGGVESTSERGYLPFTVSLDEALKFLRIVRGLIRGAEGIGIMRGWSGYYEMTPDHSHVMGFSENWPEGLYVDAGYSGHGMMFSPFSGKLMAELVADGKRNRFFDVFSPDRFQKNRLVREEMVI; encoded by the coding sequence ATGATCCTAATAGTTGGCGGTGGAAGCCACGGGTTAAGCTTAGCTTATCATCTACACAAGATGGGCGTAAAGGACGTTGTAATCATCGAGAAGAAGAGGATAGGCTATGGGTCGAGTAGCAGGAATGCAGGAAGGTTCAGATACCATTTTTACAGCAGGGAAAACGTAGAGTTTGCTCTGGAGGCCATAAAGTACCTAGAGAGATCCGCTAAGGAACTCCGCTATAACGCCCTTCTATACAGATCGGGGTACTTGTGGATATTAAGCGAGAGGCTTCTTGACTACTTCAAAAAGCTCCACTCGCTTTGGGCGTCTTTAGGCGTAGGAGGAAAATTCGCGGAATGCGGAGAATTCGACTTCCTTAAGGTAGAGGACAATTGCTACTTTGCGCCCCAGGATGGAGCCTTTCACCACGACTACATACTCTACAGCTACTTCGAGGAAATAAGAAGAGACGTAAAGATGATCTACGGAGAGGTAAAGGGCGTCGTAGGTGAGGGGAGGGTAAAGGGAGTGACTACTGGCGATGGGAGGTTCATCGAAGGAGACAAAGTGGTGATAACGGCAGGGGCATGGAGCTCCCAAATAGTACCAGACCTCCCGATTTACCCTGAGAGGAAGCAGATATTCATTACAGAGGACTTAAAGTACAAAGTAAAGCCACTAGTTATCGACTTAGGCAAGGACGTCTACTTCTCCCAGACATTGAAGGGGGAGATCATTGGAGGGGTGGAGTCGACCAGTGAGAGAGGTTACCTCCCCTTTACGGTAAGCCTAGATGAAGCCCTAAAGTTCCTTAGGATCGTAAGAGGTCTCATAAGGGGTGCAGAGGGAATAGGTATAATGAGGGGATGGAGCGGGTATTACGAGATGACCCCGGACCACTCTCACGTAATGGGCTTTTCAGAAAACTGGCCAGAAGGACTATACGTGGACGCAGGCTACAGCGGACATGGAATGATGTTTTCCCCGTTCTCCGGGAAACTAATGGCGGAGCTCGTAGCAGACGGGAAAAGGAACAGGTTCTTCGACGTGTTTTCCCCAGACAGGTTCCAGAAAAACAGGCTTGTGAGGGAGGAGATGGTAATTTAG